From one Triticum aestivum cultivar Chinese Spring chromosome 4B, IWGSC CS RefSeq v2.1, whole genome shotgun sequence genomic stretch:
- the LOC123092858 gene encoding peroxidase A2-like — translation MASPSPLPAALLAVCALLAAMALFQGARAQQLSPAYYDESCPHVYDTVRRVIQEARTADPRILASLVRLQFHDCFVNGCDGSLLLDDGPAINSEKNAAPYNNSARGFPVVDDIKAALESACPGVVSCADIVALAAEVSVELAGGPYWRVLLGRRDDRTANFDAADNLPGPTDALNVLRQKFADVGLDDTDFVALQGAHTIGRAQCRFFQDRLDNFAGTGQPDPTLDGAYLSALRQSCPAAGADERLNNLDPATPDAFDNSYYRNLLHNRGLLRSDQVMLSAPDGAAASTAPIVERFAASQADFFRSFATAMIKMGNIAPLTGSMGEVRRNCRVVNRS, via the exons ATGGCGTCTCCTTCTCCCCTGCCAGCGGCGCTGCTAGCCGTGTGCGCCTTGCTCGCCGCCATGGCGCTCTTCCAGGGCGCGCGGGCGCAGCAGCTGAGCCCGGCCTACTACGACGAGTCGTGCCCGCACGTCTACGACACGGTGCGGCGCGTCATCCAGGAGGCGCGCACCGCCGACCCGCGCATCCTCGCCAGCCTTGTCCGTCTCCAgttccacgactgcttcgtcaaC GGCTGCGACGGGTCGCTGCTGCTGGACGACGGCCCGGCGATAAACAGCGAGAAGAACGCCGCCCCGTACAACAACTCGGCGCGCGGGTTCCCGGTGGTGGACGACATCAAGGCCGCCCTGGAGAGCGCGTGCCCCGgcgtcgtctcctgcgccgacatcgTCGCGCTCGCCGCCGAGGTCTCCGTCGAGCTGGCGGGAGGGCCCTACTGGAGGGTGCTGCTGGGCCGGAGGGACGACAGGACGGCCAACTTCGACGCCGCCGACAACCTCCCGGGCCCCACGGACGCCCTCAACGTCCTTAGGCAGAAGTTCGCCGACGTCGGCCTCGACGACACCGATTTCGTCGCCCTCCAAG GAGCACACACGATCGGCCGGGCGCAGTGCAGGTTCTTCCAGGACAGGCTCGACAACTTCGCCGGCACCGGGCAGCCGGACCCGACGCTGGACGGGGCGTACCTGTCCGCCCTGCGACAGAGCTGCCCGGCGGCGGGCGCCGACGAGCGCCTCAACAACCTCGACCCGGCCACGCCGGACGCGTTCGACAACAGCTACTACCGCAACCTCCTGCACAACCGCGGCCTGCTCCGGTCCGACCAGGTGATGCTCTCCGCGCCAGACGGTGCCGCGGCCTCCACGGCGCCCATCGTCGAGCGGTTCGCCGCCAGCCAGGCCGACTTCTTCCGGAGCTTCGCCACGGCGATGATCAAGATGGGCAACATCGCCCCGCTGACCGGAAGCATGGGGGAGGTTAGGAGGAACTGCAGGGTGGTGAACAGAAGCTGA